CAGCAGACAGTAAGCATTATTGTGTTGAATCTTTCCAGATGCTATAGGACTGAATTTTTATCTGAAAGTTAGACTTAAAATTCATGAGCAAAATTGGTTCAGCtgtttctggtttcttttgCATTCATTGCTATAGCTCAAGAGAATAGCTGTTACTCTCGCTTGAATGCATTTCGGTTTTCCTTCTGATGAACCGGGGAGATCTGCATGGACAGTTTTTTAGACCTCAAAGGCGAAACAATAATCTAAAAACAGATGCATGTGTTACATAGGGCATAGGGATGCATTTTGTGTTCATGTAGATGTGCTGTCTTAGCTTTACAAGATCTTGAGGGCAGGCATTTGTTACTACAGATCTGAACAGAGCCTACCATAAAGAAGCTTTCAGTTATTTTGTCACCTTTTGGTGCAAAAGCATCACCGATAATTTTAACTCTTGTCTTCAAGCAGCAGGCTGCACATCCTTATGGAATCTAGGTCTTCCTGTTTTTGAAATCACAGGCAACTTTAGCACCAAAAGGTGGCCTCCTTATGCTACCCATATTAAAGCTTTTTCTGCCACGGTGAGGCCAAGGACTCATTGCACTGGTGTTTTTCTCAGCACCAGCCCTCATGTAGCTTACGGACCTTTGCTCAACTGAAGCTTCTGCAGTCgtctttttcctcttgttcatttttccacctttgtcttttctttccctaacCTCATAAAGTGACCATCACTGGTTGTTTGCCCTTGACTGAGAAAATACTGCCAAATGGAGGAGCAGCACAAGGTTCAAGCCTCGCATGtggcagagaagcagctttggCTTATAGAActgtgggtgctgtgctgcCAGATGTCCCCCCGCTCCCGTGGCCACGTGTCACTTGCTTGGCGTTAGTTCCCAAGGTGTCCAACAGCTCCCTCGGTCACGAGCGGCACGACTTAATGCCGCAGCGTCTGTGTCTCAGATAGCCAGAGCCTGGTCAGTCCAGCTCGAGTCCTGTCACTAGGCTTCCAAAGGCCGTTTTGGCCGAGACCTCGGCAGGAGCGCTGAGCCGTCCCGAGCAGCGCACGGTGCGCACAGCTGGATCCTGCTGGGGAGCCTTGTTTGTGTAAGGCCTCCCATCTCCGGGCAGGCTGCGACCCCGGAGAGCTGCTTGGAAATACTGAGGCGGGATGCCTTGGCTCTGTTGTTCAAGTAACCGGCTGTGGGAGAGTCACCCTCTGGTCTCCTGCGCAGCCTCCGCGGGCCCTGCCGCGGGCCCTGCCGCGGcccaggaggagaaggggccGAGGGGGTCGGAGCGTGTTGTAGCAATACTGTGCTGGCTtaaggggcggggggaagaaaATTAGCACAGCAGCTTCACGATCTGATGGAAGGGAACGGTGATAATTATAAACtcctcatatatatatataaaatgtatacgTTCAAGATCACTTTCTTGTGGATTTCCTCCACCCGTGGGCTGGGCTTCAGCTGTTGGGCCCTCCCCCTGCCTGGCCCTCGCTCTCTACGGAGAGCCGCGGGTCGGGCTCTGCCGTCCGTCCGGGGCCGGGGCGCGCAGCCCAGGGGGCGTTTCTCTCGCTGCCGGGAGCAGGCCGGGACCCGGCCGCTCCGCTCTTTCCGCCGGCGGCGCTGGCTCCCGAACGGAACCTCTAGTGCCAACCGCTATTTCCACCCGGCATCTATAGGCGGCGGCACCGGGCGGGGGAGCTGCTCGGAGCGCCGTACAGGAAGCTGCCCTTGCTAGGGCTTCAGGGGGGGAAGCGGCGGCGCTTCCGGctccgccgggccgggccaggcgATGGCGTCGTTGGGCCTGAGCGCGCGGGAGCAGGCCGGGTGCCGCCAGCTCCTGGAGTTTCTGGAGACGGAGGAGCTGCTGGCGCTGACGGACACCGTCACCAACCGCCTGGTGCACCCGGAGAGCCGCCAAGGTGCGCGGAGCCCGCGACCGCAACGCTGACTCCTGCGGCGGCCCTCCCGCCTCCCGGCCCGGTGGGGGGATGCTGGAACACGCCCCTGTGCCCCGCCGGCGGGCGCAGCCGCCGGGCCCCTGTGCTGCCCTTCCCCGGCCGGCAGGTTGGCCGCGGCCGCGTCGGATGTGGAGGCAGGGCCAGGGGCTGCGGGCGCGTCGCTGCTGCGGTGCCGCTGGCGTCGGGCCGGGCCGGCTCGCAGCGGCGGGTTGGGCGGCAGGCGAGGTAGGCCGGTCTGCTGGAGCTGTCATGGGGGGTTCGCAGCGCCCTGCCCCGGCGCGGGGCTGTGCCGAAATGTGCGGCCGCGTTCTGTTCGGTGGGAGCCTTTTTCTCTGGTGGGCCTGCGTACGTCCGAACAGCACCGGGATTTGGCTGCTGagagcttggggggggggggttgcttTAGCAAAGGATCTTGAGGCTGCCAGCGGCTGGTAGCAGACGTTCAGATCCCAAGCACggctttttctctctgacaccacacgcacacacgcagTGTTGAGCTTCGTGCGCTGCTGTGCCCTGTTAGCGTTTAAAAACGTATCGTAAACTCAAATGTCTCTTGCTGTTTGCATTAATGACATTTGCTTTGAGGTTTTGAAAGGGTAAAACGCAAATGAAATATTGAACTTATTTCTTTGTAGACCGGAGCACTTTCAGGTGTGACTATCCCAAATCACTTTGTAGGTGTTGAgatttgttttgtaaaacttAATTTTGTATGTGTATTACCTGAGGCCGCTCAGCATACTGCCCTGAAATATACCCATCTGAAAACCTTGAATACGTTTAATGTAACATAACTCACACCTGTAAGATTGCCAGACATGTTTCTTAAAAAGGTGTTATGCCTGCAGTTCTTCTTCTTGCTTCTTAATCTACTTTTTGCAGTGGTTGTAGGTTAAAttaaaagatgttattttatttttttacttcagctaTTTGTCTCTTTTTGTTTAAGCTTACAGTTTGTATAGGTAACATGTTAAATACCCAGCCTCAGTTCAGGCGAGAACTGGCTACCACaaccactttaaaaattaatttcagtttatcATGTTTCCTAATTTTCCCACAGAGCCTTGTAGCTGAATTTTTTTGAATGTTACATTTCAATGCACTGTCGTCACGCGTGCATGGTGTTTTCTTACGAACCCGGGAGCAGTAATTTTATTAGtgtggaaataaaacagatttaattccatttccGTTAGTCTTTAGGAACCTAGATGGAACCTCACAAACTACTGAGTGTTGTCTGAAAAACTGCAAACTGCTGGTAGTAGAATTCTTGTTCAGTATACAGAGAATCAGAGATTACCTTAGTTATCATCTCTCTGTCTGCATTTCTGTCAATTTTCTGTTCACGGGTAACGTTTGAAAACTTAATGCATGTTCTTCAAAATAACAATGGGTTCTGACACATTCAGAGATCATGTGAACTATCCATTTGATACAGAAATTAGGATTTACATTCCATATTCAGAAGAACCGTAAGAGATTTGTCTggttcttctttctctgtgtaaTCTTGCTTCTAAGAAGGCAGGTGGATggcttattttgaaatatccCAGAGCTTTTCAAATGGAGAATGAAATCAAGCTCAGCTTTTGCTAAGTGAAAGTGCTGAATGGTGACACGAAGCCAGAAGCCCTAAATGATTTCATGTTAAATTAACTTATATTGAAGCTAAGGCTAGCTGCATCTCAGGAAGTATAGGTGAAATGCATTGTGTGCAATGCTCTTTATACTTCTTGAAGCACTAGGAATTTCTAAACAGCTTGAAAATACTTGAAGAATATTACTGATTTCATTTGGAAGAAGAAGTTGCATCCTTTTCATCAAGCTAAAATGAAACGCAGTAAGTTCCAAGCAGTCATTGATATTGGAAGTAGGGATTACAAGGTAGCAAAGTCTTCAGTAAAAACAgcactgttttttaaacatgctcCCAAGTCTTTGGGTATCTTCTGTGTCTAATATGATTAGGTCAGATTTCAGTTAGCAAACAAACTTCTAagtctttgcatttcatttagGCTTGTCTTGTACTGTCTGTTTGGAGGTGCTGGTCAGGCATTTAAGAAATGCCACAGGTTTGGGTTTTAACTGTGAAAGAAGCAActtctaaattactttttttttttacttgcagaAGCTATTCATGCCATTTTGGTTTACAGCCAAAGTGTAGAAGAACTTTTGAAGCGCAGAAAAGTCTATcgagaaataatttttaagtatttggCAACACAAGGAATTCCAGTGCCTCCTTCCTCTGAGAAACATCTACTCATTGATCGTGTAAAGCAGTACTGGAGTGGGCAGCTCACACCACCTGCCTCAGAGTCAGGGAACAGAAAACCACATGCTGAGGTGagtgctgctttctgaaagacCTGAGGGTGGTTAGCATTGTGTTTGCAGGATAACCAGTGTAAGTGCTCTAATGTACATCCAAAATGTGGCTCTTCACCTGCACTTAGGAAGATACTGAATCTCTTTAattcttggtttgtttgttttttgggtggttgggtttttttctagttacATCGTTCAAATGTGTCTGTGCCAACCTGTCAGTTGCAGAGCAcagtcttctgctttgttttgcaaagtGTATTAGTGCATTTGAACTCTAACGTGTGGAGTCTTCTccatgcttttaatttttaagttataGTGTAAGCTAAAATAGAGAGTATTCACAAATAATTCTGTGGATTCAAGGTcaactgaaaacagtgttaatgGTACAGAAACCCTGCATAGCcccttgtcatttttttaatgtggtggATCTTCTTAAACTTTTAGTATAGATCCAGAATTTGCAGTCACCCTCCAGCCACACCAGGCACTAGCGATACCATTGGTAGGGCACATGTCAAACCAGAGCAAAGAGATGCTGTCGATAGTAAATCGTTGAGTGAAAACGTCTGTCAGACTGTGGTCTAAAAAGTTGTGGGAGAGGAAGGTAATGGAGAGAAAACGGCCTTCTTGACCTACAAGACAGTGCAATCAAAGTAGCACTGTCTGTAAGCTGTTTTCCCTGTTACCTCTTGCAGTTAGAGTGCGGAATGGATTTTAGTGAATTTTTTTATCGTTGAAATGTAAAGTTTGTGGCAGTGCCAGGTCTgtgtcattttttccccttgatatTACTAACACTTAATACAGTGTAACTAAGTGTGTTTTGGCAATTACAGGTTATTTTGAAGTTCAAAATTTTGACATTTAGGAAATCCTCATGGTGTAATGAACTTCCAGTGTTTTATTACTCTTGGATCTTTACCATGCAGTTCTAAATAGCCATCTTGCTCTTACGTATTGCACTTCTGAGACCTAATGGGCAACAGCCCCACCAGCTGGACGGTTAGAGCTCTGTAGCTGTTGATAACCTCTTGCATTGATCTCTCAGGGATTAACTGGTGAGAATTATGATTTAGCTGagaattgttttcaaaacagttttttgTGTGCATACTTTGGGAACAACAGTGTTGCTCTTGCAAGAACACTTCCCATAGCTAAGTTTTATGATTGAAGGTAGGTGAATTAAATTCTCCCAAGTACTTAAAACATATTCACAAAGAATGAGAAGTTCAACTGGTTTATTTATCACATAcatctttctttgcctttgttttttcttaattcttgtGGCCCTCACCATTTTGAAGAAATGGGTAACATGACCCTGCGTAAcagaattagaaattaattttttgtgaAACAGATACAGCGTGTCTATATAGAAGTCTCCAAACTTCTCATACTTAATTACTTAATGCTTACTTAAAACATACTTAATTTAATACTTACTAGACTTTGGTGTCAGCAAACTTGACATTTGATTCTTCTAAAAGTCTTGCTGTCAAGATGCAAATACTGAGAAGCCCTACCAAATAACCGTATGTTTAGTTcttgttcaaaaaacatgtcaCCTTATGGTTGGAGGTCATGTGTCTTTATGTTGGAAAGTTTGGATGATTTTTCTCAACTTAAAAAAAGCTTACCTATTgtaagagaaagcagaggataAACAAACCACGTATGTACAAATTAAATAGGCTCACAGgactttgttgtttttctttgggcACACTGCCTCAGAACACTTGAAGAAGACTCGGaatgtttaaaataagtatATACATGATTCTATGTTGTTTTAAGTGGTAATCTCACATGTTAAGGCAAAACAGttctaagaaaaatatgtgcttAATTGCAGAGTCATGGAGAGAGACAAAAGTCACCGCAAGATGACATTCATGATCTAGGAGAAGAATTCTGTCAATGGTTCTTTGAACTCCTAAATTCTCAACATCCCTTGGGAGTAAAATCTGAAGAAAGATGGGGACCACAGCATTTTTGGGAGGATGCTAAAATGAAGTTCTCTTACaacacattagaaaaaaacatggaagaatATGTTGGCGCAGAAATGGTGAGCCTTCGCCTGCTCTCCTTGGTTAAAGAAGAGTATCTTCTCTTCAACCCTAATTTGCATGACAATGGACTGAAATGTGCCATGTCTCGACATGGATTAGTACTGGTAGCAGTGGCTGGCACTGTACACAGAGACAACACTTGTTTGGGCATCTTTGAACAAATTTTTGGACTCATTAGCTGTCCTGTTAGGGAGAatacctggaaaataaaagttgtgAATCTTAAAATAGTTGGACAGAATGCTCTGGAACCTGGGATGCAGGTTGAAAAACCGCCCATAAAATACGAGTCAAAGCAACTGCAAGAGTTCTATGATGGGAGAGAACTGACCATCTTTGAACCTCAGAAATTCTGAGCAATTCATTCACAACTGAGTaactggggggaggggggaacgtACACCACTTGTAGTGCATAATTGAATATTGAAATGGTTGCAGCCATGTGATGTCTCTTTTTTGAGTCAGGTTTGCTGGATGACGAACTTGAGATACAGAGTCTAATGTATTAATACGGGTGATGCTTTTGGGCACCTTTCTAAGGGGTAACAAATATGTCAGAGTATAACTTTAGATTTTGTACTGTAGTTAGGAATGAAATTAGTTTGGTTATTCTTGGTTACAAAAcatgtttacatttaaatatggGTTGGCAGCAGTATGTAATGAGCTAGATGACTTGGGGCTCACAAAATGCAGGTTGCTTCTCTTCAGGACACCAGTGTAAACTCTTGCCTGAGTTGTAACAGGAAGTCATTGCTTCTGGCTTTTTGAAATTGGGATTGGTGAGTGTCTAAATGGACATCTAAGTCCCAAGAAAACCACTTCAGGAGTTTTTGgagaaaacaggcaaaataaTGTGACTGGAGACTGCTGCCATTTATGCTCTAAATGTGGTTCCATCACTGAACAACAGAAGTAGTTTAATGGAACAATGCAGGGAACTTAACAtcgctgatttttttttctctttgggttaatagcttcctttccttttaccTTATGGTTCCAAGTTTGTAACGAATGCAGACAAACTCTCTGTTGTTCTGTCTGTGCCCCAAGCAGACAAATTTGAGATGGTTGCCCAGGCATCCATTTCTAGCACGGACTCTCTTGGAACAAGTAGTTGATTTCGTGACTTAAAGCAGCACTGTATGAACCAAATGCTTTgataattattttgtatataCTTACAACAgagtttttaatataaaagttgtgatttttgtatgttttcccaaaataagaattttatcTACTCTGAGCTGCTTTATTACATTGACTAGAAGTCAAATTGTTACCAACGGGCAGTTATAATGACAGgtaatgttaaataaataatccaATTACTACTTAGTAACTGAAATTATTGCCATTGtagaactttaatttttttactttttttttaatttataagtGATCAGTGGTGAAACAAGATGGAAACTTCTTTTTCCGCAGCTTGCTTGGATTGTTTGTgagttttgtttcaattttatAGCTTCACCAATATAAGTtgtgaaaatggaaacattccGTATAACATGGGAACACTTGGTTTTGATATGTTTGTCAAAGATGACAAATAGTAAAATTATGAATGGTGAGGGGAAACAAGAAGGTTCAGGTATGCACAGAATGGATTTTTATGAACAGTCTGAGTCTCGagttcactttaaaaatttctaaaataatttctaagcaAAAGGTCAAATACTGTGTTGGAATGTTCTTTCCCAATAAACAGTTGAGTTGTGGCTTCTTCAGCTACTGatgtataataaataaaaatcaacctgaatttaaaatttgcaAGAAGCAGTTTCCTGGTGTCATTCCTCTTCAAGTGAGGACATAAGCCAGCCTAAAGGCCTAAGTGGGTACCTCTTCAACAGTCAGTAGGACAGTCTGCaattcaaggaaatattttgtcgTTTGCAGAAATGTACTTTGTAACTGGCAGCATCGCTGTTACTTTAGTCAATGTGTTGAATATGAACATGACGAAAGGTGTAGTTTTCATCACTGCTTTCAGCTGACATGGTATGGGAGGTCCCCTTCCTCCACTCAGGTACCCGTCCCTGCTTCCGTTGTGTATCGGCGGTGTTAGTGCTTGTACTGACACTGAACAAGAGGAAGTGGGGACTGATCCCCATGAAAATTAACTCATTGTCGAAAACCCTCCGGGCTGATCAGCTCTGTAAGAAGGCTGGCCGCACGAGTGCTGCTGTCAGCCTGAGGAACGGAGAtgagaatttgctttttttggtggCAACCTACATTTCTGTGGGATTAGCAAGTGATCAAATAGTAGTCTTTGATAATTCTTACATTCAAAATGTTTATGCTTGATAACTTGAAAATACTGAATACAAGGAGCATTGTTGTAAATCAGCTTTTTACTAAGGCTGGTACCTAATGAACTTGTTCTTCTACACAAAGTATGCAAGAAGATGTTAAATTGTCACAGCTTTTTGACCTCTGTGTAAATCCCTGTTCTGTTGCAGAGTGGTGTAGGTGCTGTATGATTTACTGATGACCTGTTGGTGTAGTTGCTGCTCTTGCGTTGTTGATCAGGCTGTTAAGAATCTGCATACATTAGTCTGTACTTGTTAGCTGCTGAATGATAACTGATTTTTGCAGCAGCTAATTTTGGTGCGTGCTTACAGGTTACTTCAAACTGTAGGCACCAAGGAGCAGCTGGTGTCAGCAGTTGATGAGCAGCtgatggctgctgctgcaaaacGCAGGAAAGGGTACAGTATCTGCTCTTTACAGTCTCACCACCTGAATGTTTGGTAGGCACTGACAGTCAGCTGATGCTGAGTAACTGTGGGTTTGCAGTTATTAACTGGTATGACTTTTTATCCTGTGATacactcctttttttctcccaggcaGGCACTCCCTCTTTCAAAAGTATACTCGTCCcttctaaatgcattttatttccacttaGCAAAAAGGATTCCAGTTTTATAATGGTTCTTCAGGCTCTCCATCTTGCAAGGAGGCAGATCTGTGTTTTGAAAGCTGCTGCCTGTTTGCAGTCAGTTGTAGGGCAGGCAGAGATGTGGTGATGTCCCTGCTCTTTGACATTTCATGTATGTAGAAGTGTGCTTGTTTTGTGCCATGTGAGAGTTGGGGTCATGTTTGTAGCACTACACCACAGGATGTCACAGGTATTTTGCTGGTATTATGGTTATTGTTTATAATGTGTGTCCTTACTGGGAGTTCAGAATTCAATTTTCAAATCATTGTCgcattcagaatttttttttttaagagtagaaAAACACTAACTGCAGGGTAAATTTGAGAAGGTACTTTTAGTTTAATCTTGACTTTAAGGAAGAAGTTAGGACTTGTTTAAATGGAGTACAACCAAAAAACTTTACTTGAAATATTTACGGAAGTGATTTTATCCCTCTCTCTAGATGAGGCTGTTCAGAGCTGAAGTAACTTCTAGTTAGTTTACCTTTGGAAACAATGTTCATTTAGCCACATTTAGATTCAGAAAagttaaactttttaaaaattgttttcatcaattttcctttgtagcactatttactgaaaatatttgcctttaGCTTTGACTAACAATTTCTTGTAAATTTAGCATTTCAACTTAAGTAGTAGTGATACACATGTTTTCTAGGTCTGTCTCTGGAAAGCAGTTTGATAATAAGCGTAATGCTGAGTTGCAACAAAGCAGGCAGAACCTGCTGAACTGTATAAATGTTAAACAGTAGAAATCATGACCCTCATGACCCTTCTAATCAGCCACATCAGacatatttaattcttttgtcTCTGAAGTAGGAAGCTTGTATGTCTTAAAGCAATATATGAGCAGAACCTCAGTGATGATGCAGGCCAGCTACTGTACTGCAGGCTATGCTCTAAGTGCTTTGGGTGTACTTACTCTCCtgaggcagaagaagaaaagtaatcATGAGGAAACCTTACGCAGAACATTAAATGAGTTCTGACTTGTGTCTGTGCTCTAAATATCCAGCAGTGCTCAAGTGCGTGTTATTTTATCAAGCTTGTAACAGTAATGAAAGATGTGTTTTCTTGGGATGCTCATTACCTCcgtgaaattaaatttttaagtgTATCTAAGAATTTGTAAAAGGTGTCTAATAGTCTTCATGTATGCCCTGCTTGCTTAATAATCTGAGGAAGAATCTTCAGGTTGATGACTTGACTTCATCAAAATACTTGCtaggttgtattttttttcccccttataaACTGCAGAGGTAGCTGAACATTGCCTTTGCAGACTTGAGTGTCTCTTAATGTTTCATAATGCATGTACCATTATGCTAGCTGTCAGTTTGACACTTTCCTACATCCAGTTCCCTGAACTTAAAAACCCCAATGCTTATTTCAGGTACAATTTCAAAAGGAGTGGATTCTTCACTGCTGCTGGAAAGACTACTTCACATCTCAGATTAGCTCTAGTTTATTAGTTCACAAATTTATTGTAATATATTCCTGTGGTGGTTGCAGAAGTAGCTCAGCTGTTAAACCATTGGATTGAGAAAAACAATTTGTTTGCAATTGTGATAGTTTTCTCAC
This sequence is a window from Balearica regulorum gibbericeps isolate bBalReg1 chromosome 1, bBalReg1.pri, whole genome shotgun sequence. Protein-coding genes within it:
- the C1H3orf38 gene encoding uncharacterized protein C3orf38 homolog, whose protein sequence is MASLGLSAREQAGCRQLLEFLETEELLALTDTVTNRLVHPESRQEAIHAILVYSQSVEELLKRRKVYREIIFKYLATQGIPVPPSSEKHLLIDRVKQYWSGQLTPPASESGNRKPHAESHGERQKSPQDDIHDLGEEFCQWFFELLNSQHPLGVKSEERWGPQHFWEDAKMKFSYNTLEKNMEEYVGAEMVSLRLLSLVKEEYLLFNPNLHDNGLKCAMSRHGLVLVAVAGTVHRDNTCLGIFEQIFGLISCPVRENTWKIKVVNLKIVGQNALEPGMQVEKPPIKYESKQLQEFYDGRELTIFEPQKF